CGGCCGGGCTGATCGCCGTCGGCGCGGTCGCCAAGTGGATCGCCGCCCGCCCGCGCCTCGCGAACTTCGAGGCCCCTCCGGTGCGGGTGGCGGTCGCGCAGTTCGTGATCCTCGCAGCGGTCGTCGCGGTAGGTAGGCCCGAAGTCGCGGAAGAACTAGGCGCGACGACCGCGCGCAAGATCGGCGAACTCCAGCGCGAATCGGTGACGCCGGTCGAAGCGGCCCGCGCGGTTCAGGGTTATTACGAGGAAATTGCCGACACGCCGGTGCGGGCCGGGGCGTGGCTGGAGGAGATCGAGGGTCGGGCGCCGCCCCGACAGACCCAGTACACCGACATGACCCGACCCGCCGACGACCTGCTCGAACAGGAACTCATCCCCGGCTGGCGCGGCGAACTGGCCGGTCGCCCGATCTCCGTCAATCAATTCGGGATGCGGGACCGGCCCGACCGCGTTCGAGAAAAGGCGCCGGGCGTGCGCCGGATCGTGGTCGTCGGGTCGAGCGTGGTGATGGGCTACGGGGTGGCCGACGACGAGACGTTTCCGCACCTGTCAGAGGCCGGCCTGAACGCGCGGCGGGCGCCCGGCGCTCCGCGGTACGAGGTGCTCAACTTCGGGACGGGAAAGAGCTTCGCCATCCACCGCCGCGTGCTCCTGGACCGCAAGGTGATCGGGTTCGACCCGGACGTCGTTTACATCGTCGCCCACCAGGACGAGTTCCTCGGCCCGGTCCCCCACCTGACGAAACTCGTTGCCAACGGCACCGAGCTGCCGTACCCGGGTTTGCGGGAGGTGGTGCGGAAAGCTGGTGTCACAGCAGAGACCCCGCCGGGCGAGGCCCAAGCCAAATTTCAGCCACTCGCACCGGAGATCGTGCTCGCCGTCTATCGGGATCTGGCCGACGAGTGCCGGCGGCGGGGGATCTTCGCGGCGTGGGTCTACGTCCCGATGCCGGGCGTCGCGGAACCGGCCGGCTTGAAAGCGGAACTGGTGCGGACGGCCGAGCGCGCCGGGCTGGTCGTCGTCGATCTGTCGGACTGGGCGGACGGCCGAAAGCCGGCCGAAGTGAAATTGAGCGAAGCGGATCGCCATCCCAACGCGCTGGGGCAACGGCTCATCGCCGACCGGTTGCTCGACGCCGTCCGTCGCCGACCGGAACTTCTGGGAGGCGCTCCGTAGTGTGGGGTGATGATCGTGTGCGCTACGCACCTCAACTATCGAATACCACGATCCGGCGCGAGATCCTCGAACCGCTTCTCCGAAAACGAACCGCCCCCGCGCGATCGTGGTCGTGCGGGGGCGGTTGAGGTTGGGGGCGGTGAGCCGCTCACAACTTGACGTTCGTCACCTTCACCCTGGACTTGGGGTCCGCCTCGCGGGTCTTCTTAAACCGCTGAGCGGCTGCCGGAGTGACCTTCGTTCCCGTCAAGTTCAACTCCGCCAGGAAAATGCTTCCCTCCAGATGGCCCAGCCCGGTGTCGGTCACCGCGGTCTGGCTCAGATCGAGCTTGACCAGGAGCGTGTGAAGCCCCAGCTCGTGCATCAACTTGAGTTGGTCGTCGGTCACCGTCGATCGACCCATGTCGAGTTCGGCGACGTTACCCAACTTTTTGACCTCTTGGATGAGGCCGTCGGTGATCGTCAACCCGCGCAAATCGACCACCCACGCCTTGCCGAGCGTGTACTGTTTCTCGTGGGTCTTCGCCCCGGACCCGGCGAGCGAGGTCGCCGCGCCTTGCTTCTGCTCCATCATGCGGTCGTAATCGTTCCCGCCGTCGTTCTTCGAGCAGCCGGCCAGCGCGACCGCAATTGCGCCCGCGAGGGCGAAAAGCTTCGTTCGTCCAACGTGCATGAGTGCGTCCTCCGGGTTGGTTCGGTGTCAAAAATCGGACACCGGCAGCCCGTCGGCCCGGTCGCCGAGCCGGTTGAACGTCCCGAACGCCGAGGACGTCTTGGGGGTGTTGGGGTCGGTCCAGGCGATGCCGGTACTGATGAACCGAACTGAACCGTCGCACAGGGCGAAGTTGGTCCCGCCCGTGTGCTGGCTGCTGTAAGCCAGGTCCGGGTACGTGACGCCGGTGTTGGTCACCCCGTCCGGCATCCGGTAGTAGGTGTACGCGCGGACGCACCCCTGCGCGCCGCCCGACCCGCCGACGGTCTCGCCGGACGCCTCGCTGAACCCGGCCCACAGAGCCGCGAACCCGTTGTCCTTGCTCTTCCGCTCGCCGACCGCCAGCGTGTTGCTCGTCCCGTCGCTGACGTCGCCGATCCGGATCTGCTTGTCGCCCTGAAACAGCCCGGTGTCCCCGTCGTTGCCGCCGCTACCGGGGTAGTTGGAGATGGCGACGGGCGTCTTCGTACCGGTCATCACCAAAAACTGGCGGTTGGTGTTCAGAGGGGCCACGGTGTCCGACGGGCACATGTACACGGAGAGCGGGGTCTGAAAGAGTGTGAGGTTGCTCTGGAACGCCGCTTGAAACGTGCGGGTGGTCGGGCTCAGTTGGTTGTAAAGGTTCTGTTGTTCCAGGTACGGGAGCACCCAAACGCTCCAGCCCCAGTACCCCGTTGAGGAGTTGCCCGTCGTCTTCCAACCGGCCGGGAAGCCGTTCGCCGCGTCGTGGTGGGCGTGGAGCGCCAGCCCGAGCTGTTTGAGGTTGTTAGAACATTTCATGCGCGCGGCCGCTTCGCGGACCTTCTGGACCGCGGGTAGTAGCAGGCCGATCAGGATCGCGATGATCGCAATGACGACTAACAGTTCGATCAGCGTAAACGCCGAACGACGATGTTTGGGAAAGGACATCGGCTCACACTCCGGGTTGTGTCCCCGCGTAGGGAGAGGAACGACCTGCCTCCAAATGATGGCCGTAAATTGGGCGTATGAACGCAACTTCCGGACCTGATCGCGGAGAACCGTTGATGCTACCAGCGCCGGAAACAGCCGTAAAGCTCTTGTGAGAAATGTCACGACAGAGAGGTCAGTTCACGGTTTGTTGGGGGCTAGCAGTGTTTCGAGGGCGGGATAGGAAATCCCCAACCCGTCGTCGACGCAACCTCAAGGCAGGACGAGCCATGCCGACGCCCCGCTTCACGCCCGAGGAACTCCGCCAACTCCACGACCTCGCCCGGCAGTGGGCCAAGATCGTCTCCAAGCGGGCCTTCGGCGACGACGGCCCCGGACTCGACGTGGACTTCCGAGCCATGGAGCAGATCGCCACCGCCGCGGCCCGGGGACTCACCGAGGGCACACTCGAACTGCTGCTCCAACAGCAGGCCGACAAGCTCTCCACCGAACAGCCGTGTCCGGCGTGCGGCACGCTCTGTCCCACGACGCCGCACACCCGACCGCTCACCGCGGACGGAGCCGAGGTCGAGCAGACGGAACGCAAGGCCCACTGTCCCGACTGCCGCCGGGACTTTTTCCCCCCTGCGGACGGCTCTGGGCCTGGATGAGCACGGGTACAGTTCCTCCGTCCTCGAGCGTATCGTCACCGCCGCCGCCCGGTTCGCGTCGTTCCGCGATGCCACCTTCGCCGTGCAGATGTCGCGGGTCGGCATCAGCGAGAGCCAGGTCCGCCGGCTGGCCCACAAGGTCGGGGCGGAACTGGTCGCCGAACGGGACCGGAAGGCGGTCGAGCACCGCCGCCGGCAACTGGCCTCGCGGACGGGGGTGGTTCCCGAGGTCGTCGTGGTGGAGGTCGATGGGGGGCGCATCCGTACCCGCGCGGCGGGGGCGGCCCCTGGTGTCCACGAAGCCCAGAACAAGGAGGACAAGATCGCCGGTCTGGCCACGTTGAAGGGTCCGACGTTCGCCGCCGACCCGTGCCCCGAACCGCCGGAGTCGTTCCTCTGCCCCCGCCGGGTGCAACGTCTGGTGAGCCAGATGAAGGGGCACTCGGGTCGGGACGATACCCAAGAAACCCCGGACGAATCGACCACGGCCGGAGTCGAGCCGATCGCGACCGGGTCGGCCGGGCGGTGGTCACCGGAGAAGTTGGTGCGGACGTGTGTGGCGAGCCTGGGATCGAGTTGTTCGTTCGGCCCGTTGGTGGCGGCGGAGGCCCAAGAGCGGCACTTCTACGAGGCGAGGCGCCGGGCGTTCGTGGCCGACGGGGCGGCGTACAACTGGTCGATCCACGAGGGGTACTTCCGGGACTTCGAGCCGGTCGTGGACCTGTTGCACGTGCTGTGCTACGTGTACTCGTCGGCGCGTGCGGTGGGCGGGGACGAGTCGGGCGGGTGGCGACAGTACGAGGCGTGGATGCGTTCGTGTTGGAAGGGCCGGGTCGCCGAGGTGCTGGTGGAGTTGGACGGGTGGCACGAACGCCTGGGAGAGTCGCCGGCGGGTGAGGCAAGGACGGCGGAGGACCGCCGTGACCCACGTCGGTTGGTGGCCGAGGCGAGGTGCTACCTGAGGAACAACGAGAAGCGGATGGACTACCCGAGATACCGGCGTGAGGGGTTGCCGACGACGAGCAGCCTGGTGGAGTCGCTGGTGGGTGAGTTCAGCGCTCGTGTGAAAGGGAAGCAGAAGCACTGGAACCGCCCGGACGGGGCCGAATCCATCCTGCAACTCCGGGCGGCCGTTCTGAGCGAGGACGATCGCTTGAGTCGGTACTTCACTGACCGATCCGGAAGCCCGTTCCGGAAACGGCAGCCAGTGGAGAAAGACGACACCCCAAACACGCAAACCGCGGCGTGACCTCCACGACAGAAATCATCACTTTTCATTTGTCGGAGCCCTGCGGTGCGGGCGCGATTTTCGGTAGTGGCCCACCGGTTGGGATTGCTCTAAAGCGTTGGGATGCCGGACGCAACACCCCCTCAACCCCCGATTCCGCCGTGCCCCCGCTGCGGTGCGACCCACGTGGTCCGCAACGGGCTCACCCACTCGGGCACGCCCGGGTTCCGGTGCCGGGGTGCGACCGGCAATTCGTCGCCGCCCGAAGGCCGGACCGGTCCCGGAGGCCACCAAAGATCTGGTCCGTCGGCTGCTGGCCGAGCGCCTCGGGGTTCGGGCCATCGCTCGCGCACGGCCAACGCGCGCGGCCGGGGACGTTGCGTGGACTTGCGCGCGGTGCCGCGCCGTTCTACCACTTGGGCAGTGGTTCTCACGCCGCCCGCACGCGTGGGTCCGTTCTCCGTCGGAAGCCTGGTGCGCCCTATTGCAACCAAGCGGATCACCGTTGAATCGATCGGTTCCTATTTCGAGTCCCTGACCGACCCTCGGCATGCTCAGCACCGCAATCACTTGTTCATCGACATCATGGTGATCGCGGTGTGTGGCCTGGTGTGCGGTTATGACGGACCGACGACCATTCGCCGGTGGACCTCGCGCGTGCTGATCTCGTGAGTCAGCACACGCCGGCGAATCTCAGCCCAGAGTTCCATGTTGACGAGCACCTCGGAGCGTCGGGGCCAGGATGACTGGACCTTCCATCATCCTGGCCCCGACGCTCCCGTTGCGCGCCACACTTTTACTCCGCCGTCGACACCCGTACAAACACGACCACAGTTCCGTTCGTTTCACGTCACCGGCGTATTCAAAAGTGGATCTCGACCATCGAAAAGTCGTCGCCCAGCGTTTCGGAACCGTGCAGTGCCCGAACGTGTGCCAAGAGTTGATCGATGATCGACCCGCCCGCCGGCGAGAGCCCCGATACGTGCTCGACGAACTCTTCAAACGTCCACATGCCGCCTTGCGGTAGTTCGATCTCGAACACGCCGTCACTGTAGATCAGCAACCGGGCGTAGGCATCCAGTTTGACGACCTCGGACTCGTACTCGAATTCCGGCACCATGCCGATGGCGAACCCGTGGGATGCGAGTTCCTGGCGCCGCGCTTGGTCCTCCGATGGCCCCGTAAACAGCAGCGTCGCCGGGTGCCCCGCGTTGCCGAAAACCAGTTCGCGCGAAGCCCGACGATACACGCCGTACCAGAGGGTGAAATACTTCTCGTTGTGCTTCTCCATCTGGAAGATCTGATTCAGCCCCTTCAGCACGGCGACGGGGTCACGGAAGTCCGTGTTCGGCAGGGACTGCCCCGCCAGGACGTTCATCGCGGACACCGCCATCAAGGACGAACCGACGCCGTGACCGCTGACGTCCAACAAATAGATGGCCAGGTGGTCGGGATCGAGCCAGTGGTGACCGAACATGTCGCCGCCGAGGTGCATCGACGGCACGAAGCGCCAATCGGTCCGGACGGGCGCCTTGAGTTTCGCCGGCAGGAGCGATTGCACGTACTCCGCGGCCCGCCGGATCTCTTGCGCCAACAAGCGCTGGCTCTCCTGCAAGAGGCGGGCCGCCTCGTTGCGTTCCAGCAGCGTCAGGTAGGCGCGCGAGTGGTAACGGATGCGGGCGATCAGCTCAACTTTGTCCGGTAATTTGACAAGATAATCATTGGCGCCCAGTGCGAAGGCCTGCGCCTTGACGGCGGCTTCTTCTTTGCTCGAAAGCACGATCATCGGCGTTTCGCGCGTCAACGGGTTGACCCGAAAGAACTTGACCAACATGAGTCCGTCAACATCCGGCATCACCAGATCTTGGAGGATCACGGTCGGCCGCACCGCGCGCGCCATCTCCAGCGCCTTGAGGGGGTCCTGACAAAAGTGCAGCTCGATGTCGGTTTCCGTGGCCAGCATTCGTCGAACGGATTCGCCGATAATAGTCTGATCGTCAACCAGTAGTACCCTTATGGCGCGATCGATTGTTGCTTCTTTTATTTGCGATTTCATCGTCAATTCCATTTAGCCACCGCCTACCACTTATTAGAAGTAGTCCGAAGATTGAACTGTGGAGGCATATGCCGCACGCGACGAATTTCGCGATCGCCCGGCGGCGCGAATTCGAGCTGAGACTGCCACAACTACGCTTCGGCTGCATTGTTGTTGGATTGTAGCGGTTCTAGTGCCTCAAGAGTGACGACCTGGTAAAATGGATAATCTGGGAGGCTTTCTCTTGCGCATTCCATGTTACCTTTGGGACAATGTAACACTTCAAGGAATATCCACGGGCGCTGATTCTCTCGGGAGACGATCGCAATGGGCGGCGAGGACACGGGCGATCTCGCGATGCTCGAGTTGTTCCGGGCAGAGTTGGACAGCCATTTGCCCGTTCTCAGCGAGGGGTTGCTGGCCCTTGAAAAGAACAGTGACCAGCCCAAGTGGTTCGAGGCGCTGATGCGCGCGGCCCATTCCATCAAGGGCGCCGCCCGTATCGTCGGCGTCGAAGGGGCGGTGCGGGTCGCACACGTTCTGGAAGATTGCTTCGTCGCCGCTCAGCAACGGGACATTCGCCTCGGCCCCGGCGCGGTCGACGTGTTGCTCCGCGGGGTCGATGTGCTCGGGAGCTTTTCACGGACCAGTGCGCCGCCGCTTACGGACGCGGGGCTCGGCGAAGTCGTCGCTGCGATTGCGGCCCTGCGCCAGCAAAAGGAGCCTGAACTTGCGCCGTCAACGGGTTCCGCTTTGTTGCGGTTGCCGGACCTGGTCGCGACCGGCTGCGAGCACCTGCGCCAGCAGCTCGTTGAGCACCGACAGCGCGGGGCCACGTCTTACTGCCTCGACTTCGACCACGTTCGCGAGATCGAACCGGCCGCTCTGACGGTGCTCGCGCTCTTTGCTTGCGTGCCGTGCCGCGACGGGTCTGCGCCGCGCATTGAGGTGACACGTGTGCGACCCGAGGTGAGCCGCGTGCTGCACCTCACCGGTCTCGACACATCTTGGACGGTGCTCCCGGGGCAGGAGCGATGAGCATGATTTCGACAAATCAGGAACTTCTGAACGAATTCGTCGGCGAGTCACGTGAGCACCTCACCACCGTTGCTGAGGAACTGCTAGCGCTCGAAAAGGCGAGCGGGGCGGACCGGCAGCAGCGGCTCGACCGGTTGTTTCGCGCCGTGCATTCCGTCAAAGGATCTGCCAGTTTGGTCGGCTGCCACCAGATTGCGGACCTGGCTCACTCGCTGGAAACGATTTTCGACCGCGTCCGCCAGGGCACACTCGCGCAGACCGCGCATCTGACGGACGGTTTGCTGACCGGCGCGGATCTGATCCGCGCGCTACTCGACGACGCGGCCAACAGCAACGACGTAGACATTGGCGATGCGATTGCGCGGCTGGAGGGCTTGCTCGCCGAATCACCCGCACCGCACTCGGAAGTTGCGCCCACGCACGCGCTTCGGATCGATCTGGACGCTTACGTCCGCCGAACGGGTCGCTCGCTCACTCGTTTTTTTGCCGATCTGGAAGCAAACGGTCAGGTGCGAGAGCCGTGCCTGCTTCTTCCCGAACACGACATCGGCAAGGGATTGCCGGGCGGCCCCGTTCGCTACGAGTGCCAGTACACCTCGACGGTTCCGCTCGAACTTCTAGCCGAGCAACTCCGGTTGCAATTGACAGAGTTCAATGCCGCAGCACCAGAACCCACGGAGCCAAAACCAGCAGAGCCCGAACCCGCGGAACCCGAACCGCCTGCCGCAGAAGACGCAGAGCCACAGGTTATTGCCCGCACGGAGCCGGCCAGTAGGCCCGAAACCGAGCGGCCGAGCAGCGTGCGCATCAGCGTGCAAATCCTGGATCGCCTGATGAATCTGGCCGGCGAGCTGGTCCTGGTTCGCAACCAGGCCATGCAAGCGGCCGACCCGACCGACTCGCAAATGCGGCAAATCGTCCAGCGCCTCAACGGCGTGACGACCGACGTCCAACAGGTCGTCATGCTCACGCGGATGCAACCGGTCGGCAACCTCTTCTCCAAGTTCTCCCGGCTCGTTCGGGACGTGTCCCGCAAACTGGGCAAGCAGATCGAGTTGACCACGCGCGGCACGGAAGTTGAACTGGACAAAGCTATTCTGGAAGAACTCGCCGACCCGCTGACGCACCTGGTCCGCAACTGCTGTGACCACGGCATCGAGAAACCGGCCGAGCGCATCGCCGCCGGGAAGGTCCCCCAAGGGCACGTCCTGCTCCACGCCCACCACGAGGGCGGGCAGATCCGCATCGAGGTCCGCGACGACGGCCGCGGCATCGATCCGCAGCGCGTGCGCCACAAGGCCCTCGAGCGCGGGCTGAAATCCGCGGCCGAGTTGGGCGCCCTTAGCGACACGGAGTTACAAGCACTCGTCCTCTTGCCCGGCTTCTCCACCGCGGACAACGTCACCGAATTGTCCGGGCGCGGCGTCGGCATGGACGTCGTGCGCACCAACATCGAACACCTCGGCGGCAACCTGCAGATCGAATCGGCGCCCGGCACGGGCACTTGCATGCACTTGCGCCTGCCGTTGACCCTGGCCATCATCCCGTGCCTGACCGTGGTGGTCGGCGACCAGCGCTACGCCATCGCGCAGAAGGATCTGGAAGAACTCGTTTGTCTGAGCGGCCGGGTCGGAACCGGAAAGGTCGAACGCACGCACGACCAGGAGGTTTATCGCCTCCGCGGTCGGCTCTTGCCGCTCGTTCGTCTCGGCGAGGTGCTGGCGCGGCCCGAGCCGTTCACGGCCGCGACCCGGGCGGAGATCATGAACCGGCACCGGGACCAGACACCGGGGCTGACGTACATCGCCGTCGTCAAGGTGGGGAGCGCGCGCTTCGGGCTGGTGGTCGACCGCTTGCTCAACACCGAAGAGATCGTCGTCAAGTCGATCCACCCGCTCCTCAAACCGCTGCGCTGTTATTCGGGTTCGACGATTATGGGCGACGGGCGCGTGGTGCTGATTCTCGATATCGAGGGCGTCGCCCGACACGCCGGGGTGTCCTTCGAGGACGCGCGCCAGGCGCCGCCGGTGCGGGGCGCCGGCGGGACGGAGTCGCAGACGGTTCTGCTCTTCCAGTACGGTCCGCGCGAACAGTTCGCTATCCCCGTCGTCATGATCCGGCGCATCGAAGAGATTCGAGTTTCGCGGATCGAGCGCGTCGGCGACCGCGAATTTTGGAACCTCCACGGGCAGGCGGTCCGCGTGCTCCGGCTCGATAATTATCTGAAGGTCTCGCCGCCGGTCGAGTCGGACACGATGTACCTGCTCCTGCCGAAGAACTTGCGCCAGCCGATGGGAATCCTGTTGAGCCGGATCCTCGACACCCAGTCGCTGGCGATCCAGATCGACACCGAGAGCCACCACCAGGACGGGCTCATGGGCACGGCGATCATCCACGACCGTATGACCCTCTTCCCGCACCTGTACCGACTGGGCGAGCGCATGGAAGCGGAGGATCGCGCCGCCAGCGAGACGCAGAACCGGAAGGCGCCCGCGCGGCGCAAGCGCATACTCCTCGTCGAGGACACGCAGTTCTTTCGCCAGGTCGTCAAGAGCACTCTGGAGGACGAGGGGTACGAAGTGCTCACCGCGGTCAACGGCGCGCTGGGCCTCCGCGAGATCAGTCGGAACCAGTACGACCTCGTGGTTTCGGACATCAACATGCCCGAGATGGACGGCTGGGACATGGCGCGGGCGGTTCGCGAGCAGCTCGGCAACCACGAGCTTCCCATGCTGGCGCTGACCACACTCAGCAGCGACCGCGACCGGAACCGCGCCCTGGAAAGTGGCTTCAACGCCCACGAGGTGAAACTGGCGCGTGAGAGCTTTTTAGCGACCGTGGCCCGTTTGCTCGCGCCGGGTGGGGCCACAGCGGGCGAGGAAGGTAAGCATGGATAAGACCACGGAGAAGGCCGGTACCGGCCATTACTGCACGTTTCGTCTGGCCCGGCGGTTGTTCGGATTCAACATTCTCGCGGTCAAGGAAGTCAACACGCAGGCGACGTTCACCCCGATCCCACACGCGCCGCCCGAGGTCTGCGGCTACGTGAACCTGCGCGGCAACATCGTGCTGGCACTCGACCTGCGGCTCTTACTCGGCATGGAGCCGGCCGCGCGGACCCCCGAGAGCCGATTGATCATTTTCAAAGCCGCAGTGGGCGAATCGTTCGGCGTGCTCGTCGACGCCATTGGCGAGATCGTCACGCTGGACGCCGGCCAGACGGAGGACTGCCGCCCGGAACTGGAAGGGGCCACGGGCGCGCCGCGGGTCAGCGAATTGATCGGGGGCGTTGGCAAACTACAAGGCGAGTTGGTGATCCTCGTACAGGCCGAAAAGTTGCTGCGTGCGGTGGCAAAAAGTATGTGACGGGGAACGGGGACGGGGGCTCCGCATCCGGAGGTACCGACGTTCTCCCGACCGGTGAGACACACCCAATTTGGCTCCGGGATTTGCACCCATGAACAACCTGAAGTTCAGCTACAAGATGTCGATCATGATCGGGGTGTTGGCTCTGACGGCCATCGCCATTACTGTGGTCGCGGTCACGCAACTCGGCTCGCTCAACAACGAGGTGCGGCGCCTCGTCGACGTCTCGGCCAAGAGCGTGCAGACCGCGCACGAAATCCGGATCGATATGCTCGAGTCGATCCGCTACGAGCGGAACGCGGTCATCTCCTCCGAGGACGAGGAGTCCAAGAAATATGTCGACGCGGCGCGACAGGCGAATGACCGCGCCGATCGTAAACGCGACGCGCTCCTCAAGCTCCTCGGTAATCGGAGCGAAGAGCGCGCGGTGGTGAACGAATTCGGCCGCAGTTGGGAGGAGTTCAAAAAAATTCAGAAAGAGCCACTGCAACTGTCGATCCAACACACGAACATTAAGGCCGCGAACTTGGTGTCCGGCCGCCTCCAGGACCGGACCGCCGAGGCCGTCGCGAACCTTCAAACATTGCTCGACCCGATTGACCGCGAGTTGGCCGCCGCGGACGTGCCCAAGGACGCCAAGCGGTCCGGCACGCTGTGGAAGAAGGCCCGCGTGCTCCGCGACCTGCTCGATGAACTGCGCGAACTGAACGTCCAATCGAACTTGCACGTCGTGGCACCAAACGACAAGGAAAAAACGCGCATCGACGGGCTCCTCAAGGACATCAATGCGAAGATCCGGGCCGACTTGAGCGAATTGCGCGCCGGCGCCGACGACCGCGAGCGGCTCGAGTTGGCCCGCGTCGTCCGGACGGTAGCCGAGATCGAGGCCATCGGCCGAGACGCGCAGGCCCTGTCGCACGAAAACAGTTCGGGCCGGGCGAGCGAGATTCTGCTGGGGCCGTCGCGTCAGGCGAACCTTGCCGCCATTGCCGACCTCGACAAGTTGGTCGAAAACCTGACGCAGGCAATGGACGAGGACAAACAGGACGCGGAGCGCGCCTACCAATCGAACAAGTGGTGGATGGTTTGCGGCGCCACCGCCGGCATCTCGTTCAGCCTGGCGCTGGCCGTTTGGATCAGCCGGTCGATGACCCGGTCGCTCGGTCAGTGCGCCGATCTCTTCAACGGGGTTGCCAAAGGGGATCTTACCTGCCGAATGAATCTCGACCAAAAAGACGAGATCGGCCAACTCGCCCGAGCGATGGATAAGGTGAGCGAGACGCTTCACGGGGTCGTCGGTCAGATCCGCGGCGTGTCGCAGGCGATATCGGCGTCCTCCGATGACCTGTCGCGTGTTTCACACGGGCTGTTGACGCAGAGCGAGGAAATGAGCGTGCAAGCGGTCTCGGTGGCCAGCGGCACCGAGCAGATGGCGACCAACATCACCACGATGGCCGCCACCGCCGAAGAAATGAGCGTTAACATGTCGTCGATCTCGTCGGCGAGCGAAGAAATCAGCGTCAACGTCGGCACCATCGCCCAGGCCGCCGACGACACCGCCAAGAACGTCGAAGCCGTGAACTCGGCCATTGACGGTATCACCCGGGCGTTCCAAACCATCGCGGGCGACGCCCGAGAGGGTGCCCATGTTACAGACCGGGCGCGTCAAATGGCCGCCCGCGCGACGGAGACGATGAACGCCCTCGATGCGTCGGCCAGCGAGATCAACAAAGTAACCGAGGTGATCAAAATGATCGCCTTGCAAACGAACCTGTTGGCCCTGAACGCCACGATCGAGGCGACTTCGGCCGGGGAAGCGGGTAAGGGCTTCGCTGTGGTGGCCGGCGAAATCAAGGAACTGGCGGGTCAAAGTGCCCGCGCGGCGGAAGAGATCGCCCGGAAAATCGAAGGCATTCAGGGGAGCACGCGCGACGCGGTCAAGGTGATCGACGGGGTGGCCCAGACCATCGACACCATCAACTCTTCGGCCGGGCGCATTTCCGAGGCCGTGGCCAATCAGACTCAGGTCGCACAGAATATCTTCAATAACGTCGGGGAAGCCAGCCGCCGCGTGGCGAACATCGCGAAGTCGATCGCCGAAGTCTCGAAGGGAGCGACCGACATGTCGCGCAACACCGGCGAGGCCTCGAAGGGGGCGACCGACGTGTCGCGCAACAGTACCGAGGCGGCTCGGGCGGCCGAGCAGGTCGCGGCCAACATCCACGACGTCAGCCAGGCGACCAAGGAGAGCACGGCCAGTGCCTCCAAGGTCAACCAGTCCGCCAAGGATCTGCACAACATTGCCGCCGAGCTCATCAAGGCCGTCGGCCAGTTCCGGCTGGAGAAGTGAGATGAGCCTCCCGGTCCGGGTGCTGATTGTCGATGACTCGCGCATCTACCGCGCGGCCATCGAAGAAGCGCTGACCGGCCAGGACGGTATCGTCGTCTGCGGATCGGTCTGGAGCGGTCCCAAGGCGCTGGAGCACGTTCGCGCCCAACCGCCGGACCTGGTCACCCTCGACGTCGAGATGCCGGGCATGAACGGTCTGGACGCGCTGCAAGCGATCCAGGCGTTCAACGCCACCCGGCCGGGCCAACCGGAAGTCGGCGTCATCATGGTCAGCGCCTACACCAGTCGGGGCGCCGAGGCGACCCTTCAAGCGCTGCAAGCCGGGGCCTTCGATTTCATCGAAAAGCCCAAGGAAGCGAGCCACGCACAGAACGTGCAATCGCTCCGGCAGCAGTTGACGGGCAAGATTCGCGCTTTTCAGCAACGTCACCGCCGGAACGGGTCGCAACCGGTCGCAGTGCCCCCTCGACCCGCAGCGCCTCCGC
The Gemmata palustris DNA segment above includes these coding regions:
- a CDS encoding DUF1559 domain-containing protein, with protein sequence MSFPKHRRSAFTLIELLVVIAIIAILIGLLLPAVQKVREAAARMKCSNNLKQLGLALHAHHDAANGFPAGWKTTGNSSTGYWGWSVWVLPYLEQQNLYNQLSPTTRTFQAAFQSNLTLFQTPLSVYMCPSDTVAPLNTNRQFLVMTGTKTPVAISNYPGSGGNDGDTGLFQGDKQIRIGDVSDGTSNTLAVGERKSKDNGFAALWAGFSEASGETVGGSGGAQGCVRAYTYYRMPDGVTNTGVTYPDLAYSSQHTGGTNFALCDGSVRFISTGIAWTDPNTPKTSSAFGTFNRLGDRADGLPVSDF
- a CDS encoding LysR family transcriptional regulator; translation: MSRVGISESQVRRLAHKVGAELVAERDRKAVEHRRRQLASRTGVVPEVVVVEVDGGRIRTRAAGAAPGVHEAQNKEDKIAGLATLKGPTFAADPCPEPPESFLCPRRVQRLVSQMKGHSGRDDTQETPDESTTAGVEPIATGSAGRWSPEKLVRTCVASLGSSCSFGPLVAAEAQERHFYEARRRAFVADGAAYNWSIHEGYFRDFEPVVDLLHVLCYVYSSARAVGGDESGGWRQYEAWMRSCWKGRVAEVLVELDGWHERLGESPAGEARTAEDRRDPRRLVAEARCYLRNNEKRMDYPRYRREGLPTTSSLVESLVGEFSARVKGKQKHWNRPDGAESILQLRAAVLSEDDRLSRYFTDRSGSPFRKRQPVEKDDTPNTQTAA
- a CDS encoding transposase family protein; translated protein: MDLRAVPRRSTTWAVVLTPPARVGPFSVGSLVRPIATKRITVESIGSYFESLTDPRHAQHRNHLFIDIMVIAVCGLVCGYDGPTTIRRWTSRVLIS
- a CDS encoding fused response regulator/phosphatase, whose amino-acid sequence is MELTMKSQIKEATIDRAIRVLLVDDQTIIGESVRRMLATETDIELHFCQDPLKALEMARAVRPTVILQDLVMPDVDGLMLVKFFRVNPLTRETPMIVLSSKEEAAVKAQAFALGANDYLVKLPDKVELIARIRYHSRAYLTLLERNEAARLLQESQRLLAQEIRRAAEYVQSLLPAKLKAPVRTDWRFVPSMHLGGDMFGHHWLDPDHLAIYLLDVSGHGVGSSLMAVSAMNVLAGQSLPNTDFRDPVAVLKGLNQIFQMEKHNEKYFTLWYGVYRRASRELVFGNAGHPATLLFTGPSEDQARRQELASHGFAIGMVPEFEYESEVVKLDAYARLLIYSDGVFEIELPQGGMWTFEEFVEHVSGLSPAGGSIIDQLLAHVRALHGSETLGDDFSMVEIHF
- a CDS encoding Hpt domain-containing protein, whose product is MGGEDTGDLAMLELFRAELDSHLPVLSEGLLALEKNSDQPKWFEALMRAAHSIKGAARIVGVEGAVRVAHVLEDCFVAAQQRDIRLGPGAVDVLLRGVDVLGSFSRTSAPPLTDAGLGEVVAAIAALRQQKEPELAPSTGSALLRLPDLVATGCEHLRQQLVEHRQRGATSYCLDFDHVREIEPAALTVLALFACVPCRDGSAPRIEVTRVRPEVSRVLHLTGLDTSWTVLPGQER